In Paenibacillus durus, the DNA window GAAATTCTAAGCAATTTTTCCAGCCAATCCTCCGATATACAGGCCGTTACATCCGACCTGTCCGGACGGCTATTCGAATACTACAACAAGCATGACATGACCGGAGGCGTATCCCGCGGAGTGGAGGCGGTCGGCTTGATGCTCGGATGGAGCGGCGTGGGCTTTGGGTTGCTTCAGCAAGCCCTGCCCGGTAACCTGCCGCAAATTCTTCATCTGTCCCCGCCAGTCAGATCTTAATGTCCTTGTGTATAAGTGAAGCTTAACGCGAAGCGCCCATCAGCCTTATGATGCCCGCTTCGCGTTTTTCACCGTAAATCTACCGGTCTTAAGTCGTAATATCCCTTCTGGTAAAGGTCACATAGGAAATGCTCAGAAAGGCTACAAAGTAGACAGCCATCATCGTTAGCGAAAAGGAAAGGGTCATACTCTCAACTACCGGCCTGCCGTCCAAATAAGCGGATAGGTCGTAATTCGCAAAAATCAGGTACTTGATCCAGCCAAATTTCATGGCAAAAAATTGCGTCATCGTTGTTCCGGTGAAATACAACAGCAAGGAGACACCTACCGCAAGTATCGCGTTTCTAAATAATACCGATACGGCAAAGGCCAGAGTAGCCACCATGACAATATTGGCAAGGGTCGCTAAATATTTCAGGCATAGGTAGGTCATCATCGACATCTTCACGATCGCCCCATTTTGATAGGCCAAATAATAATTGCTTCCGCCTGTACCCAACCACACATAGCCCAACAATGAAGCCAGCATCATAAATGCCATGAACAGTAGCAGAATATTTATTACAACTGAGGCATATTTCAGTAGCAGATAAGTCCCTCTACGTATCGGCGAAGTAATGACAAATTTGATGGTTCCCTTAGCGTGCTCGGCCGCTATCGCATTGGCGGCAAGAACAATCGCTACCAGCGTAATCAACGTAGTCACCGGTCTTAATTCATTAATCAGTGTCAATGCGTCATATTTAGAAGTAGGCGGAAGATCATGGTCAAGCCGGTACTGGTTCACGACAAGCTGTTCGGACAGAAATCGGTGCATGGGCATGGACGGCGACAAGGCTGCCATCTGTTTCTTATCCTCTTGAATCTGATTCTCAACGCCGGATCTCCAGTTCCCGCTGTCCGCGAGAGTGTTCGGCCTGCTAAAGCTAACCAAGAGAGTATAAGCCACGGTGATGAAAAACAGTAGCAATGTAATAAGCCATGTGTTGCGATTTTTATAGAACCGGTACAGTTCATTACCCAATAGTCGCATTAGCTTGCCCCCTTATTTGCGTTCAGTAATGCTATGAAATCTTCTTCCAGTGTCCATCTGGCCTGCTTCATATTCAATACTTCGATCTGATGATGATTCAGCATGTTGATCACGATCATTATTTTCTCTTCAGGCAGTACAAAACTTAATTCATACGCCGCTTCATTACGCTTCACCTGATATCCAGCCTCTGTGAGCAGCTGCATTGCTCGCTTTATGCACGTGGAATCAAACGAAAGAGTATACCGAAATTCATTTGCCGCTCTTCCATTCTCTTTAATTTCCAACAGTTCTCCATCGTTCATCACGCCGTAATAATCGCATAATAACTCTACCTCGGAAAGCAAATGACTTGAGAGGAAAACCGTCTTCTCGTGCTTTTCGGCAAGTCCCCGTAGGATTCGTCTTAAATCAATGATTCCCTGAGGGTCCATGCCATTGGTTGGTTCATCCAAAATAACCAGGTCGGGATTATGCAGCAGCGAAACGGCGAGACCGAGACGCTGCTTCATTCCAAGCGAATATTTCTTGACTCTCTTGTTCGCGCTATCGCTTAGTCCAAAAGCTTCAAGCTGGCGTTCAATATTCACCTTGTTTGGTTTCATATGAAAGGCCGAGATATAACGCAAATTCTGAAACCCTGTCATCTCCCCATAAAAAGAGGGGTTCTCAATCACTGCGCCTACCTTCCGGATTGCATCCTTGAATTCGGATTGAATGGAGCTGCCACCGATACGAATATCGCCTGAAGACATCTTCATTATGCCCACCATCATCTTGATCAAGGTTGTTTTCCCAGCCCCGTTCGGCCCAAGTAGTCCGAATATTTTCCCTTTGGGAACCGATAAACTAACATTCTTGATAATATTCTTGCCACCGATTCTTTTAGAGACTTGGTTTATTGATAAAAAGTCCAATTTGATTCCTCCCAACCGCGAACAACCGTCCGCTCCTGTCAATTAATTGCGTTTCCACAGACCGATCCAAATGAAGAAGCCAATCACAAAAGACAACGAAAATAACAGTGTGACCATATTTCTGTACAATTCGTAACCCATGTCCACCCAAGAACTAATCAGAATGACAAGCGAGAAGCTTGCACTCAGGAGAAAAAACATATACTTAAAAAACTTGTTGAAAATATAAAGACCGCGCTCATCCCTGACTCCGGCAATGCTGAGAATCATAATACTAACGAATGCCAGGAATCCCAATACCGCAAAGATCGAATTCATCAATGTGAGAGAGTTCATATACTTTCCTACCTTTCATAATCGAACACCTCATATATACTCTTTTGGAAAACCTCCGCGATGCGAAAAGCCAGTTTCAAAGACGGCATATACTTGTTCCTTTCGATGGAGATCACCGTCTGACGGCTGACTTGCAAGGCATCCGCCAGTTGCTGTTGAGTCCAGCCCCTCTCCGTTCGCAGTTCAAGAATGTGGTGTTTAAGATACGAATCACCGTCTCCCATATTTACCATTCCTTAAAAAAATAATGTTTTTTTGTATCATACTACCAATTTTATCAAATGTAAAGATGACTTTACATTTCTTCCATTAGTGTAATTGCTGAAAACAAAAAAGAAGAGGCTGTCCCAAAAGTCATCCTAAATGACTTTTGGGATCGCCCTTGTTTCCATTTTGTAAAACAAAAAGAAGCCGTTCCTTAGTAAAATGGAAGTGTCGAGTAACCATTCCAAAGGAGGGCTTCTTTTGTACATTCACGATAGCATGGATCAACTTCATCTGCCAATGGACCTGGAGGAGGACTTTCCTCCAAACCACTTCGTTCGTGTCGTAAACGACATGGTGAACCGCACCTGCGATAAGATCTTTGCGGCTGCTCATCCGGGCGCCGGAAGGCACAGCTACCACCCCAAAATGCTCACCAAAATCATCCTCTACGCCTACATCAGCGGATCTACTCTTCCCGTCAAATCACCAAGGCTGTGCGGGAAACCATCCCGTTCATGTGGCTGGCCGGATGCCAGCACCCGGACTTCCGCACCATTAACCGGTTCCGCAGCAAGCGGATGAAA includes these proteins:
- a CDS encoding ABC transporter permease, which encodes MRLLGNELYRFYKNRNTWLITLLLFFITVAYTLLVSFSRPNTLADSGNWRSGVENQIQEDKKQMAALSPSMPMHRFLSEQLVVNQYRLDHDLPPTSKYDALTLINELRPVTTLITLVAIVLAANAIAAEHAKGTIKFVITSPIRRGTYLLLKYASVVINILLLFMAFMMLASLLGYVWLGTGGSNYYLAYQNGAIVKMSMMTYLCLKYLATLANIVMVATLAFAVSVLFRNAILAVGVSLLLYFTGTTMTQFFAMKFGWIKYLIFANYDLSAYLDGRPVVESMTLSFSLTMMAVYFVAFLSISYVTFTRRDITT
- a CDS encoding ABC transporter ATP-binding protein, which encodes MGGIKLDFLSINQVSKRIGGKNIIKNVSLSVPKGKIFGLLGPNGAGKTTLIKMMVGIMKMSSGDIRIGGSSIQSEFKDAIRKVGAVIENPSFYGEMTGFQNLRYISAFHMKPNKVNIERQLEAFGLSDSANKRVKKYSLGMKQRLGLAVSLLHNPDLVILDEPTNGMDPQGIIDLRRILRGLAEKHEKTVFLSSHLLSEVELLCDYYGVMNDGELLEIKENGRAANEFRYTLSFDSTCIKRAMQLLTEAGYQVKRNEAAYELSFVLPEEKIMIVINMLNHHQIEVLNMKQARWTLEEDFIALLNANKGAS
- a CDS encoding helix-turn-helix transcriptional regulator; amino-acid sequence: MGDGDSYLKHHILELRTERGWTQQQLADALQVSRQTVISIERNKYMPSLKLAFRIAEVFQKSIYEVFDYER